The genome window AAGTATATTACATGTCCGTTGACACCGTCATCTAAATCAGTGGCGTTGACCTGAATAACAGTTGTGCCTACGGGCGAGTTTTCATTTAACATTACAGAGTACACATCTTTAGTGAATAGAGGTGTGTTGTCATTAACATCTAATACCTCGACAGTTATTTCAATAGTTCCAGATCTCGGGGGATTTCCACCATCAATGGCAGTGAGGAGGAGCTTGTGGCTCTTTACTATTTCTCTATCTAGTTGCTTTTGTAAAATCAGAAACGGCATCTTACCATCTTTACCTCGGTCTTTGACCTCAACACGGAAATGTTCACTATGACTGAATTTATATTGTTGAACAGAGAATTGGCCACCATCCCAGTCGCGCGCAGCTGGCAGCTGAAATCGCGCTCCCGGTAACGCAGATTCTGAAATCTCCAACCGTTTCTCTGTCTCGGGAAAGCTGGGAGAATGGTCGTTCACATCTAACACCTCCACCGCGACATAATGGATCTCCAGCGGGTTCTCTAGAACGGTTTTCAGATTGATTAAACAAACGCTGCTCCGTTCACACACTTCCTCTCTGTCTATTTTTCGGTTCATATACAAGATGCCGTCATTCTGGTTTACCTGGAAAAGGGGATCAGTCGAGCCAGATACGATTCGAAATCCCCTTTCCGTCAAGGTACTCAGATCAACTCCCAAATCCTTAGCTATATTCCCCACGACAGTTCCTTCCTTAAGCTCTTCAGAGATTGAGTATCTTATCTGAGCTGAAGCTCCGCTCCAAAAGAAAATCAAAGCAACGAAGAAGACGACCCACTGCCGTCGCTCCCGCCATGCCCCGCATCCTCTTTGTTCCATGTTTtcaagataaataacaataatcCACAGCACTTCCACTATTCCTTCATTGGTGACAATTGTCTATCCAATACATAAACAAACATGACAAAAGCTCATTATCCAATGGTGTTTTCAGAATGTACATTTGAGATTGTATTCTCCCCATGAAGATCACGCCTGTGCTCCTCCAGCGACTGAATAAGATACGAAACCATCAAGGGGGTGGACTCAAAAGTATGACGAGAGGATGTCTACCAGGAGCGTTATTCTAGTTGTGTACTGACACCATGTGATTATACCTCACATTACACTATAATTTAAGATGATTCGTGGTATTTTGTCACAGTAAATATCGAACAGAAAACCTTACTGAAGAAGTTGTGTGGATTAAGTTCTACATAACATGATGCATAGCCTGGGACACCATTTATTGACCTATTCAACAAGTGGCCCACCCCGACAGGAATAAAGATTGAGAAATATTTGTTTAAATAAAGAGGATAGCTACTTGAGGTGCATGTACACCACCATCACATGTTGGCAGAACTTCACCAGACAAACAGCCATTGAACAAAATAACGTTTCAACACCACAGCCGTGGACAGCGACCAGCACTGAAAGCATGTGGCTGCGAAAGAGCCAGCAAGCTACTGCGATGAAACGATGTTATGAAATCATGTTTCATCCAATATACTTACCCTTTTACTAAACAACATATCATCTGACACATTTATACACCATGAAATAATATTATCGGCAGTTTCCAATCTCAGGGACAGCACCAGCTAACTGTTAGTAATTATAGAAACGTATTTAACTTCTTACCTCTCCAGAAGCTCGGCTCCTGTTTTCAGGTATCACTAGAGTATTTCCATTGCTGCCCGGGACTATAGTAGAACCTATACTCATTCTGGGTCCAACTAACATGTACCGATTGTCTCCGGATCTGTACTGGATGCTGTGGCACAGTGTCCCGTCGTTATTCGCATCTTGTAAATACTTGGAGGAATAGTCTGTGGGTTTGGAGCACTGCATTACAATCAACACGATGATGCTGATGAGAAAAAGCGTTGAAACTGAACCCAAAGTaatgatcaaataaaatgtaacgCTGTTCTCCTCTTCGTATTTTACTTCGCTTTTAACATCAGAAGCAGCAAAAGCCTCTTTGGGCTCCACAGCATTAATATTCACAGTAGCTGTTGCTGACAGTGAAACGTTCCCATTGTCTTTTACCAGTATGACCAGTTTATGCTCAGCCTCGTCTGTCTCTGTGAATGACCGAAGTGTCCTTATCTGTCCCGTATAGCGGTCCAAAGCAAAGAGACTGTGGTCAGTAACTTCCTGCAGTGAAAATAATAACCAGCCGTTATATCCGATATCAGCGTCATAGGCTCTCACTTTAGTCACCAAATGGCCTGCCTTCACATTGCGGGGAATCTCCTCCACACCTTCAGCAGAACCGTTAGCGCTGACTGGATACAATATCACTGGAGTATTGTCGTTCTGATCCAGAATGAACACGTTCACTGTGACGTTGGTGCTTTGTGACGGAGTTCCAGAGTCTGTAGCTACAACTTGGAATTGGAACGTTTTGGTAGTTTCAAAGTCAAAGCTTTTTAGTGCGTAAATGTTACCATCAGAATTCATATTTAGGTAGGATACAATAGGAGTGTCACCATCGCCTTTCCAAATATGATAAGACGCACGAGCGTTGGCATCCTGATCTCTATCTGATGTACTCAATGAAAACAACGACTCGCCTGGAGCATTGTTTTCTGGTACATAGAAAGTATATGGACTCTGGGAAAAGACAGGACTGTTGTCGTTGACGTCTGAGATATGGACCGTGATAGTTTTGTGGGAAGACAATGATGGCTCTCCTTTATCCGTAGCAGTTATAGTCACTGTGTACATAGGCTCCGACTCTCTGTCCAATCCACTTTTAGTAATCAAAGAATACATATTTTTCTGAAAAGACGGTTTTAATTCGAAAGGGATGTTGTCCGAGATTGTACATATAACCAAGCCGTTTTCACCAGAGTCCATGTCAGACACACTGATTAGAGCTACAGCTGTACCGGGTCGTGCGTCCTCGGGGATTTGACCTGACAGAGACGTTACGTCCATCTCAGGTGCGTTGTCATTTACATCTTTCACGTTGATAACGACACTGCAGTGACCAGTCAATGTAACATGGCCCTTGTCAGATGCCTGCACGTCAATTTCGTAAACACTCTGCTCTTCAAAGTCTACTAATCCCTTGATTGTAATTTCCCCTGTTACCGCATCTATCTCGAATAAATCGAACGCTTTGTTTTTAAGACTGTTATCAAATGTGTATATAACCTGTCCGTTTGCGTCATCATCTAGATCCGTGGCGTGCAGCCTCAGAACAGAAGTGCCTAAGGGAGCATTTTCATCTAATGTTAATGTATACACCTGTCGGTCGAAAACGGGAATATTATCATTCATATCGATAACTTTTACGGTTATATTGACAGAGCCAGATCTCTCTGGTTTACCTCCGTCATACGCAGTCAAGGTTAACAATATTTCAGACTTCTGCTCTCTGTCTAGCGGCTTTTTCAATATCAAAAAGGGGATTTTATCCTCGCCGCGAGTTTTAACATCTAACTCAAAGTTCTCGTTTGTACTGAGAGTGTACTTACGGAGACTGTTCGCTCCAACATCAGGGTCACGCGCAGCGTCCAGAGGAAAGCGCGTCCCCTGGAGCAGAACGCTCTCGGATATTTCCAAATGTTTCACCTTTTCCGGGAATTTAGGAGAATGATCATTAATATCTGTTATTTCTACCTCAACATAGTGTATTTCCAACGGATTCTCGGCCACGGTTTTTAGGTTTATCAAGCACACAATTATTTTCTCACACAGCTCCTCCCTGTCGATGGTTCTGTCCACATACAACACGCCATTGTCTTGGTTTATCTGCAAAAAACCTTCCTTGGAGCCCGATACAATCCGAAACCTTCGTTCCATCAGTTTATCCACACTGAACCCCAAATCCTTTGCTATGTCTCCCACATAAGTACCTTCTTTCGACTCCTCCGCGATAGAATAGCGTATTTGACAATAAGCTCCACGGCAAAAGCACAACGAAAATACAAACAACAGCATCGCCCGGAGAGGCGCCGCTCTTCTCTGTCCGTCTACCATTTTGACAAGTCCTGTTATTTTGGAACCATTACAGTCCGCTTTATCCAGAAAAAAATCAAGATGACAAGGTTATCCACCAAACATATCCAAGCAACCTTTCATGTGGATGGTATTCTCCGTTCCAGAAAGCCAGTGCCCGTTTCACTAGATTCATATGATTTTCAATGAGCCAACaggacaaagagagggagggatttaAACCAAATGCATGTTTCTAACACTGAAGAGCGGCGACACCGTGTGCACAACAATCGCAACCACTCAAACAGCAGGTTGAACTGTACAGTGTTTCAGAACCACTGTCGTGGACAGCGATCACTTACAAAAGCAGTGACGAGAAACCCTATGAGAGTACGGTTGTTAATGCCACAACCATACTCCGACCAAAGCAACATATTAGACAGACTAAAATATAATGTAACTCATTCGGAACTTACAAACAGAAGAGCTATGCAGTAACTAAACGTATAGTTCTTACCTCTCCAGAAGCTCTGCTCCTGTGTTCGGGTATCACTAGAGTATTTCCATTGCTGCCCGGGACAATAGTAGAACCTATACTCATTCTGGGTCCAACTAACATGTACCGATTGTCTCCGGATCTGTACTGGATGCTGTGGCACAGTGTCCCGTCGTTATTCACATCTTGTAAATACTTGGAGGAATAGTCTGTGGGTTTGGAGCACTGCATTACAATCAACACGATGATACTGATGAGAAAAAGCGTTGAAACAGACCCCAAAGTaatgatcaaataaaatgtaacgctgttctcctcctcgtcttttACTGCGCTTTTAACATCAGAAGCTGCAAAAGCCTCTTTGGGCTCCACAACCTTGATAATCACCGTAGCTGTTGCTGACAGTGAAACGTTCCCATTGTCTTTTACCAGTATGACCAGTTTATGCTCAGCCTCGTCTGTCTCTGTGAATGATCGAAGTGTCCTTATCTGTCCTGTATAGCGGTCCAAAGCAAAGAGACTGTGGTCAGTAACTTCCTGCAGTGAAAATAATAACCAGCCGTTATATCCTATATCAGCGTCATAGGCTCTCACTTTAGTCACCAAATGGCCTGCGTTCACATTGCGGGGAATCTCCTCCACACCTTCAGCAGAACCGTTAGCGCTGACTGGATACAAGATCACTGGAGCGTTGTCGTTCTGATCCAGAATGAACACGTTCACTGTGACGTTGGTGCTTTGTGATGGAGTTCCAGAGTCTGTAGCTACAAC of Salvelinus alpinus chromosome 4, SLU_Salpinus.1, whole genome shotgun sequence contains these proteins:
- the LOC139574176 gene encoding protocadherin alpha-7-like isoform X38, coding for MVDGQRRAAPLRAMLLFVFSLCFCRGAYCQIRYSIAEESKEGTYVGDIAKDLGFSVDKLMERRFRIVSGSKEGFLQINQDNGVLYVDRTIDREELCEKIIVCLINLKTVAENPLEIHYVEVEITDINDHSPKFPEKVKHLEISESVLLQGTRFPLDAARDPDVGANSLRKYTLSTNENFELDVKTRGEDKIPFLILKKPLDREQKSEILLTLTAYDGGKPERSGSVNITVKVIDMNDNIPVFDRQVYTLTLDENAPLGTSVLRLHATDLDDDANGQVIYTFDNSLKNKAFDLFEIDAVTGEITIKGLVDFEEQSVYEIDVQASDKGHVTLTGHCSVVINVKDVNDNAPEMDVTSLSGQIPEDARPGTAVALISVSDMDSGENGLVICTISDNIPFELKPSFQKNMYSLITKSGLDRESEPMYTVTITATDKGEPSLSSHKTITVHISDVNDNSPVFSQSPYTFYVPENNAPGESLFSLSTSDRDQDANARASYHIWKGDGDTPIVSYLNMNSDGNIYALKSFDFETTKTFQFQVVATDSGTPSQSTNVTVNVFILDQNDNTPVILYPVSANGSAEGVEEIPRNVKAGHLVTKVRAYDADIGYNGWLLFSLQEVTDHSLFALDRYTGQIRTLRSFTETDEAEHKLVILVKDNGNVSLSATATVNINAVEPKEAFAASDVKSEVKYEEENSVTFYLIITLGSVSTLFLISIIVLIVMQCSKPTDYSSKYLQDANNDGTLCHSIQYRSGDNRYMLVGPRMSIGSTIVPGSNGNTLVIPENRSRASGEPKVPNSDWRYSASLRAGMQSSVHMEESSVMQGAQGVLVQNWPTVSSAAGDAEGGEVSPPMGAGVDSNSWHFRYGAGGPGGPPQHLKPGEVPPEAFIIPGSPAIISIRQQGGEDDKSDFISFGKKEEAKKKKKKKKEKKDKKDKGKDDDE
- the LOC139574176 gene encoding protocadherin beta-15-like isoform X45, translating into MVDGQRRAAPLRAMLLFVFSLCFCRGAYCQIRYSIAEESKEGTYVGDIAKDLGFSVDKLMERRFRIVSGSKEGFLQINQDNGVLYVDRTIDREELCEKIIVCLINLKTVAENPLEIHYVEVEITDINDHSPKFPEKVKHLEISESVLLQGTRFPLDAARDPDVGANSLRKYTLSTNENFELDVKTRGEDKIPFLILKKPLDREQKSEILLTLTAYDGGKPERSGSVNITVKVIDMNDNIPVFDRQVYTLTLDENAPLGTSVLRLHATDLDDDANGQVIYTFDNSLKNKAFDLFEIDAVTGEITIKGLVDFEEQSVYEIDVQASDKGHVTLTGHCSVVINVKDVNDNAPEMDVTSLSGQIPEDARPGTAVALISVSDMDSGENGLVICTISDNIPFELKPSFQKNMYSLITKSGLDRESEPMYTVTITATDKGEPSLSSHKTITVHISDVNDNSPVFSQSPYTFYVPENNAPGESLFSLSTSDRDQDANARASYHIWKGDGDTPIVSYLNMNSDGNIYALKSFDFETTKTFQFQVVATDSGTPSQSTNVTVNVFILDQNDNTPVILYPVSANGSAEGVEEIPRNVKAGHLVTKVRAYDADIGYNGWLLFSLQEVTDHSLFALDRYTGQIRTLRSFTETDEAEHKLVILVKDNGNVSLSATATVNINAVEPKEAFAASDVKSEVKYEEENSVTFYLIITLGSVSTLFLISIIVLIVMQCSKPTDYSSKYLQDANNDGTLCHSIQYRSGDNRYMLVGPRMSIGSTIVPGSNGNTLVIPENRSRASGEMRSETLRQDPRSRPQSLSHTQPRKLTLGAHGGVVGDAGSTGGSGPELADRV
- the LOC139574176 gene encoding protocadherin alpha-7-like isoform X17; translation: MVDGQRRAAPLRAMLLFVFSLCFCRGAYCQIRYSIAEESKEGTYVGDIAKDLGFSVDKLMERRFRIVSGSKEGFLQINQDNGVLYVDRTIDREELCEKIIVCLINLKTVAENPLEIHYVEVEITDINDHSPKFPEKVKHLEISESVLLQGTRFPLDAARDPDVGANSLRKYTLSTNENFELDVKTRGEDKIPFLILKKPLDREQKSEILLTLTAYDGGKPERSGSVNITVKVIDMNDNIPVFDRQVYTLTLDENAPLGTSVLRLHATDLDDDANGQVIYTFDNSLKNKAFDLFEIDAVTGEITIKGLVDFEEQSVYEIDVQASDKGHVTLTGHCSVVINVKDVNDNAPEMDVTSLSGQIPEDARPGTAVALISVSDMDSGENGLVICTISDNIPFELKPSFQKNMYSLITKSGLDRESEPMYTVTITATDKGEPSLSSHKTITVHISDVNDNSPVFSQSPYTFYVPENNAPGESLFSLSTSDRDQDANARASYHIWKGDGDTPIVSYLNMNSDGNIYALKSFDFETTKTFQFQVVATDSGTPSQSTNVTVNVFILDQNDNTPVILYPVSANGSAEGVEEIPRNVKAGHLVTKVRAYDADIGYNGWLLFSLQEVTDHSLFALDRYTGQIRTLRSFTETDEAEHKLVILVKDNGNVSLSATATVNINAVEPKEAFAASDVKSEVKYEEENSVTFYLIITLGSVSTLFLISIIVLIVMQCSKPTDYSSKYLQDANNDGTLCHSIQYRSGDNRYMLVGPRMSIGSTIVPGSNGNTLVIPENRSRASGEMRSETLRQDPRSRPQSLSHTQPRKLTPKVPNSDWRYSASLRAGMQSSVHMEESSVMQGAQGVLVQNWPTVSSAAGDAEGGEVSPPMGAGVDSNSWHFRYGAGGPGGPPQHLKPGEVPPEAFIIPGSPAIISIRQQGGEDDKSDFISFGKKEEAKKKKKKKKEKKDKKDKGKDDDE